In one Geoglobus acetivorans genomic region, the following are encoded:
- a CDS encoding IS481 family transposase — MKLDEKAIKWIIREKGKGTPTKEIAEIENITPRRVNQIYKQYKDTGEIPKPKKPGRPKKELSEEEIEAIKEAYEEYRCNAVVLQTILKERGYRISKNKIHEVLRMNGYAKEEKNKKKRKKWIRYERKHSMELWHADWFFYNGKWIIAYLDDASRLITGYGVFDKATSENAIKVLKEAMDDYGRPESILTDRGTQFYASAGEKKAKGVSKFEKFLAENEIKHIVGRVNHPQTNGKIERFYGTLEAKIKYFDTVDEFMEWYNHKRPHMSLNLDELETPYKAFLRKLTPERILSYSWRWFDGGK; from the coding sequence GTGAAACTTGACGAGAAAGCGATAAAATGGATTATCAGAGAGAAAGGGAAGGGTACACCGACAAAGGAGATAGCAGAGATCGAAAACATAACACCAAGAAGAGTAAATCAGATCTACAAGCAATACAAAGATACTGGAGAAATACCAAAGCCAAAGAAACCAGGTAGACCTAAAAAAGAACTATCAGAAGAAGAAATAGAAGCCATAAAAGAAGCCTATGAAGAGTACAGGTGTAATGCAGTAGTTCTCCAAACAATCTTAAAGGAAAGAGGTTACAGAATAAGCAAGAACAAAATACACGAAGTGTTGAGAATGAACGGCTATGCTAAGGAGGAGAAGAACAAGAAAAAGCGTAAAAAGTGGATAAGGTATGAGAGAAAGCACTCTATGGAATTATGGCATGCAGACTGGTTTTTCTATAACGGGAAGTGGATAATTGCTTATCTGGACGATGCTTCCCGTCTGATTACTGGTTACGGAGTATTTGATAAAGCAACATCTGAGAATGCCATAAAAGTGCTAAAAGAAGCCATGGATGATTATGGCAGGCCGGAATCAATCCTGACGGATAGAGGTACTCAGTTCTACGCATCTGCAGGGGAGAAGAAGGCTAAAGGAGTATCTAAATTTGAGAAATTCCTTGCAGAGAATGAAATTAAGCATATTGTGGGTAGGGTGAATCACCCACAAACGAATGGAAAGATAGAGAGGTTCTATGGAACGCTGGAAGCTAAAATCAAGTATTTCGATACAGTAGATGAATTCATGGAGTGGTACAATCACAAAAGACCCCACATGAGTCTCAACTTAGATGAACTGGAGACTCCCTATAAAGCATTTTTGAGAAAGTTGACTCCTGAGAGAATATTGAGTTATTCGTGGAGGTGGTTTGATGGTGGGAAATGA
- a CDS encoding uracil-xanthine permease family protein — protein MNGVRVGIDEKVPLNRAVVLGFQHVLAMFGATITVPLVVGNAIGLDQHQIALLIQAVLLAMGIATILQTTIGSRYPIVQGSSFAFIPGLISIGGSSGLAAVEGALIAGGIIEAFFGGLGIVGRLRRLFTPLVTGVTIMLIGFSLAHVAVKYALNFFADPTAASAPKAFAIALITFAVTVAVALKAKGSLKAMPVIVGAIVGYIVSIPLGMTDFTLVNDLPVFNVPSLFPWGVPVFEVSAIIILLFAYMVSIIESVGDYHAISAISEAPITKKHINRGIMSEGIACTIAGALGACGTTSYSENIGLVALTKVASRQVVQIGGIILIVIAMFPKFSGLLASIPQPVLGGLTIALYGMISVTGLRLIKEKVELNDRNVLIIASAIIVGLGSPQLPQEFLEHFPRLIASILESGMAVGAITAIILDQVLR, from the coding sequence ATGAATGGTGTGAGAGTGGGTATTGACGAAAAGGTTCCGCTTAACAGAGCGGTAGTTCTGGGGTTCCAGCACGTGCTTGCAATGTTTGGTGCGACGATCACCGTACCCCTTGTTGTGGGCAATGCCATTGGTCTTGACCAGCACCAAATAGCGCTGCTGATTCAGGCGGTTCTGCTTGCGATGGGAATTGCAACGATACTCCAGACGACAATAGGTTCAAGGTATCCGATTGTACAGGGGTCGAGCTTTGCCTTCATTCCCGGTCTCATAAGCATAGGGGGTTCGAGCGGTCTGGCAGCGGTTGAGGGTGCGCTTATTGCGGGAGGAATAATAGAGGCGTTTTTCGGCGGTCTCGGGATTGTTGGACGGCTCAGGAGACTGTTCACACCCCTGGTTACGGGAGTGACGATAATGCTCATTGGATTCTCGCTGGCACACGTTGCGGTGAAGTATGCACTGAACTTTTTTGCCGATCCTACAGCTGCCTCAGCTCCAAAGGCTTTTGCTATTGCTCTGATAACATTTGCCGTAACTGTGGCTGTTGCATTGAAGGCAAAGGGATCGCTGAAGGCGATGCCTGTTATAGTGGGTGCAATTGTTGGTTACATTGTAAGCATCCCTCTCGGAATGACAGATTTCACCCTTGTGAACGATCTTCCGGTATTCAACGTTCCATCGCTGTTTCCATGGGGCGTTCCCGTTTTCGAAGTCTCAGCGATAATAATACTGCTGTTTGCGTACATGGTCAGCATCATAGAGAGTGTTGGCGACTATCACGCAATTTCAGCGATTTCAGAGGCCCCGATCACGAAAAAGCACATAAACCGGGGTATCATGAGCGAGGGAATCGCATGTACGATTGCAGGAGCGCTGGGTGCGTGCGGAACAACGAGCTATTCGGAGAACATAGGGCTCGTGGCACTAACAAAGGTGGCGAGCAGGCAGGTGGTGCAGATAGGGGGCATAATCCTGATCGTCATAGCAATGTTTCCGAAGTTTTCGGGATTGCTCGCTTCAATCCCCCAGCCCGTTCTTGGTGGTCTTACGATTGCTCTCTACGGTATGATCAGCGTTACTGGTCTGAGGCTAATCAAGGAAAAGGTTGAACTTAACGACAGGAACGTTCTGATTATTGCAAGTGCAATCATCGTCGGGCTTGGCTCACCGCAGCTTCCACAGGAGTTCCTTGAGCACTTCCCGAGGCTTATTGCAAGCATTCTTGAGTCCGGAATGGCTGTTGGTGCAATAACCGCCATTATTCTCGATCAGGTTTTGAGGTGA